TATGATAATTCAATTAATTTTTAAAGCCCCTTAAAGGGGCTTTTTATTATGCATTTAATTCATCGCTAAAATCAGCAACAGCTATACGCTTAAGTTGTCTATATCTTCTTTGTGCGTCTTTTTTATTTAATTCAAATAAAGCTGCTGCTTGTTCTGGATTACTTTTCTTTAAAGAGTTGTAACGAACTTCTGCCATTAAAAACTCTTCATATAAATTCCAATCTGGTTCTTTTGATGCAATTTTTAATGGGTTTTTACCTTCATGTTCTAATCTTGGGTCAAATGTGTAAATTGGCCAATAACCACACTTAGTTGCGATTTCTGCGTGATCACCACTAGCACCCATACCACCTTTAATTCCGTGAGCTATACAAGGGCTATAGCAAATGATTAAGCTTGGTCCATCGTAAGATTCAGCTGCAATTAATGCTTTTAAGAAGTGATTATAATTTGCGTTTGAATTTACTTGAGCTACGAAAATATTTCCATAAGTCATAGCAATTTGACCTAAGTCTTTTTTCTGAGTTGGTTTACCTGCTGCTGCAAATTGTGCTACTGCACCTGTTCTAGTTGATTTAGAACTTTGACCACCTGTATTTGAATAAACTTCAGTATCCATTACTAATACATTCACATCTTCTCCACTAGCTAAAACATGGTCAAGTCCACCATAACCAATATCATAAGCCCAACCGTCGCCACCGAAAATCCATTGAGATTTTTTAGCAATGAAATTTTTAAGACTTAAAATATCTTTAGCACCTTCAAGTTCTGCGTGTTGTTCTAATAGTGGGATTAATCTATCTCTTACATCTGCTGTTATATCAGCATTTTTCTTATTAGCTAACCACTCGCCATAAAGAGCTGCAATCGCATTTGGAGCTTTATCTTTTGTATTTATCATAATATCTTCAATTCTATGGCGAATTGTCTCAGTAGCAACTCTCATACCCATACCAAATTCAGCATTATCTTCAAATAATGAGTTACCCCAAGCAGGACCAAAACCTTTATCATTTTTGCGATATGGAGTAGAAGGTGCTGAACCACCATAAATTGAGCTACAACCTGTTGCATTTGCAATCATCATTCTCTCACCAAACATTCTAGTAACTAATGTAATGTATGGAGTTTCACCACAACCAGGACATGCTCCATGGAATTCAAATAATGGTTGTGCAAATTGAGCGCCTTTTTGTGCGTCTTTTGCTAAATAATTATCTTTATAAGTAACTTTATGGAATAAGTAATCAGCGTTATCTTGTTCGCCTTTTTCTAGCTCTTCTTCAAGTGGAACCATTACAAGTGATTTTTCTTTACTTGGACATTCTGTTACACACAATTCACAGCCTGTACAATCTAATGATGAAACTTGAATTTTAAATTTAAGACTTTCGCCCTTAATACCTTTAGCATCTAAAACATGTTCTTTAACGCCTACTGGAGCATTAGCTAATTCTTCATCATTAATTAAGAATGGGCGTATTACTGCATGTGGGCAAACTGATGCACATTGATTACATTGAATACAATTTGCTTCAATCCATTTAGGCACCATAACACCAACACCACGTTTTTCATAAGCTGTAGTTCCATGTTCAAAACTACCATCTTCATATCCTATAAACGCTGATACTGGTAAATCATCTCCTTTTGCAGCGTTCATTGGTTTTACAATTTTTTCAACGAATTCAGTACCTACATATTTATCATCTGATTTTTTCTCTTCTACTACTAAATCAGCCCATGAAGGATCAACTTTTACTTCTTCTAAGCCTTCAGCACCTACATCAATAGCTTTATAGTTCATTTCAACTATTTTTTCACCTTTTTTGATATAGCTTTTATATGCAAATTCTTTCATATATTTTTGTGCGTCTTCATAAGGGATTATATTTGCTAATTTAAAGAATGCACTTTGCATAATAGTATTAGTTCTGTTACCCAAGCCTATTTCACGAGCTAATTTTGTAGCATTAATTATATAAAATTTAACTTTTTTCTCAGCAAGAACTTTTTTAACTTTATTAGGAATTTTTTCTATAGTTGTAGCTGCATCCCAAA
The sequence above is a segment of the Campylobacter sp. MG1 genome. Coding sequences within it:
- the nifJ gene encoding pyruvate:ferredoxin (flavodoxin) oxidoreductase encodes the protein MAKVMKTMDGNEAAAYAAYAFTEVAGIYPITPSSPMADYTDIWASQGKKNIFGMPVRVVEMQSEAGAAGSVHGSLQAGALTTTYTASQGLLLKIPNMYKIAGQMLPGVVHVAARAIAAQALSIFGDHQDIYAARQTGFAMLCSNSVQEAMDLGGVAHLSAIKGRVPFLHFFDGFRTSHEIQKIEVMDYEVYKKLIDMDAVQAFRDACLNPEHPKTRGTAQNDDIYFQTRELANKYYDALPDIVADYMSEISKVTGRTYKPFVYYGAEDATRIVVAMGSSIEALREVVDYLNSKGQKVGVMSVHLYRPFSLKYFFDEMPASVEKIAVLDRTKEPGSIGEPLYLDIKAAFYGKEKAPLIVGGRYGLSSKDVDPAQLIAVFDNLNEENPRNNFTIGINDDVTHLSLPVGEKISLGDSSTIECLFYGLGADGTVGANKNSIKIIGDKTDFYAQAYFAYDSKKSGGYTRSHLRFSKKPITSTYLVSTPHFIACSVAAYLDIYDVLAGVRENGTFLLNSIWDAATTIEKIPNKVKKVLAEKKVKFYIINATKLAREIGLGNRTNTIMQSAFFKLANIIPYEDAQKYMKEFAYKSYIKKGEKIVEMNYKAIDVGAEGLEEVKVDPSWADLVVEEKKSDDKYVGTEFVEKIVKPMNAAKGDDLPVSAFIGYEDGSFEHGTTAYEKRGVGVMVPKWIEANCIQCNQCASVCPHAVIRPFLINDEELANAPVGVKEHVLDAKGIKGESLKFKIQVSSLDCTGCELCVTECPSKEKSLVMVPLEEELEKGEQDNADYLFHKVTYKDNYLAKDAQKGAQFAQPLFEFHGACPGCGETPYITLVTRMFGERMMIANATGCSSIYGGSAPSTPYRKNDKGFGPAWGNSLFEDNAEFGMGMRVATETIRHRIEDIMINTKDKAPNAIAALYGEWLANKKNADITADVRDRLIPLLEQHAELEGAKDILSLKNFIAKKSQWIFGGDGWAYDIGYGGLDHVLASGEDVNVLVMDTEVYSNTGGQSSKSTRTGAVAQFAAAGKPTQKKDLGQIAMTYGNIFVAQVNSNANYNHFLKALIAAESYDGPSLIICYSPCIAHGIKGGMGASGDHAEIATKCGYWPIYTFDPRLEHEGKNPLKIASKEPDWNLYEEFLMAEVRYNSLKKSNPEQAAALFELNKKDAQRRYRQLKRIAVADFSDELNA